gttcctcaggctgtagatgagggggttcagggctggaggcaccactgagtacagaactgacagtgccagatccagggatggggaagagatggaggggggcttcaggtaggtaAATGTGGCAGTGGTGATAAACAGAGAgaccacagccaggtgagggaggcaggtggaaaaggctttgtgccttccctgctcagaggggatcctcagcacagccctgaagatctgcacataggagaaaacaatgaacacaaaacagccaaatACCAAACAGACACTAACAGCAatgagcccaagttccctgaggtaggagtgtgagcaggagagtttgaggatctgtgggatttcacagaagaactggcccagggcattgccatggcacaggggcagggaaaatgtattggctgtgtgcagcagggaatagagaaaggcactggcccaggcagctgctgccatgtgggcacaagctctgctgcccaggagggtcccgtagtgcaggggtttgcagatggacacgtagcggtcgtagctcatgatggtcaggagggaataTTCTGTTCCAATGaagaatgtaaagaaaaagagctgagcagcacatgcagagtaggagatgttgttggtgtgccagagggaattgtgcatggctttggggacagtggtgcagatggagcccaggtcagtgagggccaggttgagcaggaagaagaacaggggggtgtgcaggtggtggccgcaggctacggcgctgatgatgaggccgttggccaggagggcagccagggagatgcccaggaagaggcagaagtgcaggagctgcagctgccgcgtgtctgccaatgccagcaggaggaagtgcctgatggagctgctgttggacatttgctgTGTCTTGACATGGGGATCTGTAAGAACAgtaatcatggaatagtttggtttggagatgatttgaaatatcccagcccagcttggtgtcactttccccccactgcctgcccagggctctgctgcctggagctctccctgccagctgctgcttccctgtgcccagggctgggccctgccagtgctgccagagcccagcccagccctgggggctcagctctgccctgcagacccctcccagcacagggcactgccagggccagctctgcctctgcaggctctgatggcaaagtcagagcaaccctgaggaggctggaaaagcaacaGTGATGCTGCCTGTAAGGGACCCtctgctgatttctttctttgcctggtttattcagacgtgagaaaattgtttttattgttctcagCCTGAATAGAGATATGAATATCAATGTTCAATTTTTTATCTAGGTGACCCTGAGCGGTAGATTATAAAATatggattttcccttttatgcagcccctgacttgctgtgcaccctttataatctatttggaaatgttctgtagttAAATGTCACGCTGGGATCAGTCCTGATCaatgcaccatcctcaccactCAAGGAGAAAacttccaagtctcaccagctgtctcctTCCACCCAGACtttgtcccccagtgctgtcagcagctcccagggctggctgagagctgtccctggcaggcagcagagtccctgcccagcacagcaccctgggctgcaggaccctgctctgcaggacagccctgggcacccctggctgctctacaggagagagaatcagagaatgtactcacagagtctgttGTCagtgggatgttccagctttaggagatccctgcaggagctgcagctgcattgtcctgcagccagaggcttcctgtgtccagggctgggagtgattctgccccaggcacttgtgagcatcttcccagccctgactgattgaagctctctgtgcctctgtgctgtgcctggggtggctgcaggcagtgccctcagccctgctgggctgggagaagagatgctcatcaagagaaatgggtttttaaagctcttcctGGTTGCCAGGATTGTCCTCTATGCCAGGATCCCagtccagctcagcagcacagacacagcacaaggactttaatgaacctctctgggatttggtgctgtttacatcagactCAGTCCCTCAGAGAGTGTGTTCAAAAAACTTGTGAAGAACTCAATCTCACAttgaaacttcaaaatatcTTAAACTTTTAATagatcccactgagggacagGCCTGAGAAAGTGTCTCCACTTTCCAGTTAGAGAAGAACATGGGAGGCACTGATGACAATTgaggacaaacaagggaaaggtgtctgtgatgctgagcaaacctggatgtgtctcagcaatgccaagggccaagggctgagccccagcccctggcaaggcagatcctgtccctccctccttgctcagggctcttcccggggcactgggctctggggatgtgcaatgccaagggcagcaccatggggcggcccctgccaggctgctgagcagggaca
This region of Cinclus cinclus unplaced genomic scaffold, bCinCin1.1 SCAFFOLD_32, whole genome shotgun sequence genomic DNA includes:
- the LOC134057426 gene encoding olfactory receptor 14J1-like, yielding LFFFLLNLALTDLGSICTTVPKAMHNSLWHTNNISYSACAAQLFFFTFFIGTEYSLLTIMSYDRYVSICKPLHYGTLLGSRACAHMAAAAWASAFLYSLLHTANTFSLPLCHGNALGQFFCEIPQILKLSCSHSYLRELGLIAVSVCLVFGCFVFIVFSYVQIFRAVLRIPSEQGRHKAFSTCLPHLAVVSLFITTATFTYLKPPSISSPSLDLALSVLYSVVPPALNPLIYSLRNQELKAAVCKLMTRFQKH